The nucleotide sequence GTCAATCAAATCGCGGTGGTTGGCGAGCAGCCATTCCACGCCGCTGTAGTCGGGGTTTGATTCCTCACCGGCCGTGAGGGCGAGAATCACGTCGCGGTCCGGCGTGATACCATCGCGCTTCATTTGCAGGAAGGCCGCGACGAGCACGGCCGCGCCGTTCTTGATGTCGCTCGTACCGCGGCCGTAGAGGAAGCCGTCTTTTTCGGTAAGCGCGTAAGGCGGCAAGGTCCAGTCGCTCGGACGAGCGGTGACCACGTCGAGGTGCGCGAGCAGCAACAGCGGTTTGCGCGCACCGGTGCCGTGCAGGCGCGCGACGAGATTGTGATTCTTGGAGTTGGCCGGACCAATGACGTGCACGTCCGCGGCGGGGATGCCAGCGGCGAGGAGCCGTTTGGCAATGGCCTGTGCCGCGACCGTGGTGCTCCCCGAGTCGTGGTCAGTGTTGATGCCAATCAGTTCCGCGAGCACCTCGCGGGCCGTGACCTGCACATTGCTACGAACGGGAGACTGGGCCGGAAGCGCCGCGGCCGAAGCCAGCAGGGCGCCAATCAGAGAGGAGAGTCGCATCTATATAAGATACGACGCTCCGGCTAGCTCCGCCGCCCCGCCGCGTCGTTGATCATCTGTACTTCGGTCTCAGGGTTCCGCACCTGCAGAATGAGCTGGTCGTAGTCCTCGTGGTCGAGGTCCACGATGATCGTGTGGTCGGGGTGGTGGACGTCGTAAAACACCATCCGTCCCTTTCGGTAGAAGGTCCCGGCGGTGATGACCCCGGGGAGGTCGGAACCACCCAGCCTGACCCCATGCCACCATCCCTTAGCGGCCTCGTTGTCCACCCGGGCGCCCTTGATATGCGCTAACGGAATGTCGAGCCGGCTCTTGAGTGCCCAGAGCTTGTCCATGCCTTCGATTTCGAAGGTGATGGTGTCGCCGTGCACAGTGATTTCGACCATCGCTCGTTGCCTCAGAGGTAAAAGTCCAGACTGACGACAGGCTCCCAGTAATCTACTCGAGAATCAGTTCGTGTTTCACTTTGCTCCGCGTGACCCGAACCAGGGCAAGCAGGGGAACAATGGAAAGCACCAAGAGCGCAGCCAAGATGTACGTTCGCGAATAGGCAATCACACTGGCTTGTCCGGCAATCTGCCGATCGACGATGGCGAGGGCGCGTTGATGCGCGGTGACAAAATCGGCCCCGCGGCCCTGAAAGGCGCGCTCGAGCATTGAAATCCGCGCGAGGCTTGCGGGGTCAAAGCGCGTCACATGCTCGGTGAGCGTGGCCTTATAGAGCACCGTGTTGTATGACACCACGGTGGCAATGCCGGCAATGCCCAGCGATCCGCCCAGCTGACGAAAGAAATTAAAGAGCCCCGTTGCCTGCGGCAGTTCGATATGCGACAGGTCGGCGAGTGTGATGGTCGTGAGCGGCACGAACATCAGGCCGAGTCCGAAGCCGCGAATGATCAGCGGCCAAAAGAAATCACGGCTGCCACTATCGGCGGTGATGAGCGAGAGCTGCCACATCGCGCCCACGAACATGAGCGCTCCGGCGGCGACCAGTGCGCGCGGATCGTACCGCGCGTTGAGTCGCCCAGACACCACCATCGATAGGGCCGTCGCGGCCGCCCCGGGTAAAAGCACCATGCCCGTTTGCTGGGCGGTCATCCGGAGGTTGCCCTGCAGGAACACAGGGAGCGTGAAGACCGACGCAAAGAGCCCCATCCCCATCACGATGCCGAGGATGGTGCCAACCCACATTTGTCGGTGGCGCAGCACGCGGAAGTCGATCACCGGATGGTCAATCGTCAGTTCTCGCCACACGAGTGCCGTGCCCGATACGATGCTGAGAATGCCGAGGCCGATCATGATCCGTGAATCGAACCAGTCTTCGCGCTGTCCGTGCTCGAGCAGGTACTGCAGCGCGGCCACGCTCATGATGAGGAGCGCGATCCCTGTGTAGTCCACGCTCGGCGCCCGCCGGTGGTGCGGAGAATCGTGCACGTACTCGGCGATCATCATCGCGGCCAGGATGCCAAGGGGAACGTTGATATAGAAAATCCACGGCCAGTTGTAGTTGTCCGTGATCCATCCGCCGAGCGTGGGGCCGAGTGTGGGACCCACCATCACGCCTAGACCGAACAGTGCCATGGCGGTGCCCGCTTCTTTGCGCGGGAATGCCTCGAGCAGCACCACCTGCGACGTCGTCATCAGCGCGCCGCCGCCGATGCCTTGCACGATGCGCCAGAATATCAGCGCGCCCAGCGAATGCGAGGCGCCGCACATAAACGACGCGGCGGTGAACAGCAGCACAGACCCCACGAAGTAGCGCTTCCGCCCGAAAAACGACCCCAGCCACCCGGTGAGGGGAATGACAATCACCGAG is from Gemmatimonadota bacterium and encodes:
- a CDS encoding DHA2 family efflux MFS transporter permease subunit; translated protein: MSATDEGEPHKYIIAFAVTLASLLQVIDASIVNVALPDMMGNLGASLDEIAWVSTGYILASVIVIPLTGWLGSFFGRKRYFVGSVLLFTAASFMCGASHSLGALIFWRIVQGIGGGALMTTSQVVLLEAFPRKEAGTAMALFGLGVMVGPTLGPTLGGWITDNYNWPWIFYINVPLGILAAMMIAEYVHDSPHHRRAPSVDYTGIALLIMSVAALQYLLEHGQREDWFDSRIMIGLGILSIVSGTALVWRELTIDHPVIDFRVLRHRQMWVGTILGIVMGMGLFASVFTLPVFLQGNLRMTAQQTGMVLLPGAAATALSMVVSGRLNARYDPRALVAAGALMFVGAMWQLSLITADSGSRDFFWPLIIRGFGLGLMFVPLTTITLADLSHIELPQATGLFNFFRQLGGSLGIAGIATVVSYNTVLYKATLTEHVTRFDPASLARISMLERAFQGRGADFVTAHQRALAIVDRQIAGQASVIAYSRTYILAALLVLSIVPLLALVRVTRSKVKHELILE